The sequence below is a genomic window from Paenibacillus sp. DCT19.
CTGCTTATTATAAATTTCAGGAGCTTCGACAAGATCCGGATGTCGTTGATATTGATTCACCTTGGAGGCAGATGAACCCTGGTGTGGTGAATTCAGTTTCAACCTTGGAAAAGCTGGGTTATGTCTCGGATCGTGCGATTCGGATGAAGGTAACTGTGAAGGGAGAACCCGGTTCAGATCAGGCAGCCGTCTGGATTGAACGGATGTATCGTCATGATGCTGTAAATGGTGTGAAGCAGGGTGTGCCCATCCATTATGGTGGAGAAGCTGTTGATCAGTATGAAATTATGAAAGAGCTTATTACTAAGCTGCCCAAAGTGATTGTTTTTGTCGTGGTATCCAACTACATGGTCATGCTGGTTGCGTTCCGATCATTAATTATTCCCATCAAAGCGATTGTAATGAATATACTAAGCCTGATCGCTTCCTTCGGCATTCTGGTCATGATATTTAACCAAGGACACTGGGGTATGGAGCCTTCGCCCATTGCTATTATGATTCCTGTTTTTATTGCTGGCTTAGTATTTGGCATATCCATGGACTATGGTGTATTTATGCTGACACGTATTCAGGAGGCATACAGGCGAACAGGAGACAGCGATTTGGCTGTGCAGGAAGGCCTTTCCTCAACAGGACGACTTATTACGTCAGCAGCAGCCATTTTACTTGCAGTGACCATTCCGTTTGCTTTTGGTGATGTAGCGGGGGTGAAGCAACTTGGAATCGGGATCACGGCTGCAGTTCTGATTGATGTCACGATTATTCGTCTATTGCTTGTTCCTGCATTAATGAAACTGATGGGCAGATGGAATTGGTGGTTTCCTGGCCAAACGAACAAGTTATAAATAGCATGAATTGGCGATAAAGGAACAATAATGTTCAACTCCCAAGCTATCATTGTGATTTATAATGTAAGCAAGAACGATTAGCTGAGTGTGGGAGGTAGTATTCGGAGATGTCTACGATTGAATCCTATTTGAGAGAGCGAACAAGCCAGCAGGGACGTTCAACATATCAGCCGGGTGATTCGCTGGAGCAGTGGAGTAGTCAGCTTAGATTACGGATAAAAGAAAGACTTGGTGGGTTTCCAGATATCGCATCTGCATTAAACCCAGTACAACTGGAGCATACCGTATGCGACGGATATACTCGTGAACGAGTTGAGATCACAACGTATGAGGGGCTACGTATGCCTGTATACCTATTGATTCCTACCGACAGTAAGACTTCCTCTGAAAACAGTATTCGACCTGCAGTCATTGCTTGCCACGGTCATGGGTATGGCAGCCGAGAAGTGACTGGAATGGAGCCGGACGGCACTCCGCGTGTAGGTGATCCGGGATTACACAAGGATTTTGCAGTATCTCTCGTGAAGCGAGGGTATATCGTTGCCGTTCCAGAATTGCTCGGTTTTGGCGACCGTAGACTGGAGGAAGATCGCGACGCAGCACCTGGCGTAAGCTCCTGTACGAAGATCGCTGCTCATCTGTTGATGGTTGGGGAGACGCTGGCTGGGCATCGGGTCTATGAGATGATACGTGTGTTTGATTATTTATCGGAGAGAGCTGATGTTGCTTCAGATAGGATTGGAATGATGGGTATTTCGGGTGGTGGGCTTGTGACGGCATTTACGGCTGCACTGGATGAAAGATGCCGTGCGGCGGTTGTGAGCGGGTATGCCAGCACGTTTCAGGGCAGTATATTAGATCGCAATCATTGTTTGGATAATTACATTCCGGGAATTTTGCTGGAGTCAGAATTACCAGACATCATCGGATTAATGGTACCCAGACCATTATTTATTGAAGCGGGCAGTGATGATCGGGTATTTCCACTATCTACAGCGAGAGAAGCTTATGCTCGGTTAACCGAGATCTATGAGCGACAAGGAGTAGCAGACGTGCTGGATGCAGATTTCTTTGCAGGTGGACATGAGATCAGTGGTGCGAAGGCCTATGACTGGCTAGAGAGAGTGTTGTAAGAGGTGCTTCGGAGATTGTGTTAGCTTGAGATGAAGATGAAATCTAATATGCCTGGGAGGAGATATGCAATGAACAGATGGGTGAGGTCGGTAAGAGTTCTGTTGAGTGCAACTTTGTTTGCTGGGGTGTTAGCTAGTGGGTTCGGATCAAGCGAGAGAACAGCTGCGCATGCGGCAGGTAATGAATACAAATTCGACTTTGGTGCTGGTTCGGTTGAGAGCGGTTACATTGGCGTATCTGCCTCGGATGCATATACATCTGCAAGAGGCTATGGCTTCAATACCCCGTCACAGATGCGCAACGTGTCAGCATCAGGTACAGGCGTTGCCAAGGATGCTGTACAGTTTCTCACATACGGTACCAAGAGCACCAATACATTCAATGTGGATCTGAACAATGGTCTCTATGAGGTGAGGGTGACCCTAGGCAATACAGCAAGAGCAAGTGTCGCTGCGGAAGGAGTCTATCAAATTATAAACATGACGGGCAATGGAGCTACAGACCGGTTTCAAATACCGGTGACCGACGGTCAGCTTAATTTGCTCGTAACGGAAGGCAAGGAAGGCACTGCGTTTACGCTGAGTGCGCTTGAAATACGGGAAATCTCAGATCAGGCGGTAACGAAGCGCACCATCTATATTGGTGGCGATTCAACGGTAGCGAACTATTATCCCTTGAGCAGTAGCGTCCAGGGGGGATGGGGGCAGTTATTGCCTTCCTATGTCAATAACGATACGTTTCAGGTGCGTAACATGGCTTCTGGAGGACAAATTGCACGCGGATTCCGTGACGATGGACAGATGGAAGCGATTCTGAAGTACATCAAGCCAGGGGATTACTTCATCCTGCAGCTGGGGATCAATGATACCAATGCGAAGAACAATACCACGGAGGCTCAATTTAAGGAGATCATGCGAGATATGGTGGTGCAAGCCAAGAACAAGGGAGCCACGGTTATTTTATCTACTCCGCAGGGAAGAGCAACGGACTTTAATTCCGCTAACGTGCATAGTGCAGAGAATCGGTGGTATAACCAAGCTACACGAGCACTGGCTCAGGAAGAGAACGTAACACTCGTTGAACTAAACAAGCTGAGTTCAGCTTACTTCACCTCCATTGGTCCTCAAGCAACGCTGGCGCTCTATATGACTGGAGACAGCCTGCATCCTAATCGCCAAGGGGCATCAGAGCTAGCACGTATTGTAGTAAATGATCTGAAAAGACAAGGATTGAATGGCTTCTAGGTTAAGTTAAAGTCTCAGATGGACACTCCCATTGAAATTAATGAATCATATAAAAGAAACGGCGCTTTTTTCTACATCATGTAGTGAACAAGCGTCGTTTCTTTTTTAATTGGCACTTCCAGTTCGAGCGATCTAATCGTGCCTGTTTCCTGTGACCGACACGAACACCATACTTTGGCTTTCTGCGTATATTCTTGTTAAGCTAAGGGGCAGTTATGCGAAACTTTTAAGTGCGTGTTCAAAAGGGCGGTTTTCAGTACCAAGAAGATGGGATGAAGATAGAAATGGAGTAGCGGAGCGTAGGCAAAACTACGTGAGCAACGGACATTTCGGCTGAATCCCATATCGGGCGCTGATCATGCCGTTAGGCATGCTTCGTAATCAAAAGCGAACTTTTTGAACAACCTCTTTAAGGAATGTAAACATCTAAATAACGTAAGGAACGAGGAGGCAGACAATTCATGGAAGGAACGAATGTATGGGATGCAGAGTGGGAGGTTAACGAAGAGCAGGCGCGGACACTGATCGGCAGACAATTCCCTCAGCTGTCATCGAAACGAGTGAAGCGATTGGGCTGGGGCTGGGACAATACGGTTTTTCTCATCGGTGAAGAGTATGTGTTCCGGTTTCCAAGAAGAACGATTGCAGTTGGCTCGATTCGTATGGAAGGGAAGCTGTTACCGAAGCTGGAGACATATATGACCATCCCCTATCCGAAACCGTTGTTTTATGGTGAAGCAAGTGACGAATACCCGGCACCGTTTCTTGGTTATGCCTACATGCCAGGAGATTTCCCAATCGGTTTGACGGAAGAACGCCGGGCTTTATCGGCAGATACACTGGCGAAATTTTTGCGGAGATTGCATGAGTTTCCGGTGCAGGCGGCGCTGAAGTGCGGAGTTCCGCAAGATCATCGAAACTTGACGGATATAGCATCGCGCAAAGTGAAAATGGAGGGCTTTCTATCGAAGCTGATTGAACACTTGTCGCCGGAGGAGTCTGATGTGATTGAAGCCTATATTAGCAGGCTGCAAAAGGACCGTGTCGAGGCGGTGAATACACTGCTACATGGCGATCTTCATTTCAAAAATATGCTCGTGAATGAGAACGGGATCGTTTCCGGTATCATTGATTGGGGCGATCTGAGCGTAGGTCATCCGGCTTGCGATTTGAGCGTTGCTTATAGCTTTTTACCACCTTACGCTCGCGGCGTGTTTTTCGAAACGTACGGAGGAGCGGACGAGGAAACGAAGCTGCTGGCGCGGCTGATCGCGGTATACATCCCCATTCTGATCTTAATGCAAGCGATCGATGACGGGAATGAAGCGATTGCGGTAGAGGCGAAATCCAACATCATGCGGGCACTGTCGGATTAGATTAAGAAATGAAGAAGATACGCACTACTAGTATTAAAGCAAATACACTACATAAAAAGACCTGCATCATCGCAGGTCTTTATTTCATGTTATGAGGTTACTCCATCATGTCCTTCTCTTCATGGTTAACCTTCTTACCTTTCAGTAATGGTTCGAGTTCATCTTGAATGCTCTGTTCCCAGAGAGGTACATCTGTACGGTAGGCAGCACGCCCGTTGAGATGCCCTGCAACAGGAGCAGTGATGAATACAAACAGGATACCTAATAATACGCGTGCACTGATGTAGTTATCGAAGATCCAGAAGAAGAAAAAGGCTCCGCT
It includes:
- a CDS encoding phosphotransferase — protein: MEGTNVWDAEWEVNEEQARTLIGRQFPQLSSKRVKRLGWGWDNTVFLIGEEYVFRFPRRTIAVGSIRMEGKLLPKLETYMTIPYPKPLFYGEASDEYPAPFLGYAYMPGDFPIGLTEERRALSADTLAKFLRRLHEFPVQAALKCGVPQDHRNLTDIASRKVKMEGFLSKLIEHLSPEESDVIEAYISRLQKDRVEAVNTLLHGDLHFKNMLVNENGIVSGIIDWGDLSVGHPACDLSVAYSFLPPYARGVFFETYGGADEETKLLARLIAVYIPILILMQAIDDGNEAIAVEAKSNIMRALSD
- a CDS encoding alpha/beta hydrolase family protein → MSTIESYLRERTSQQGRSTYQPGDSLEQWSSQLRLRIKERLGGFPDIASALNPVQLEHTVCDGYTRERVEITTYEGLRMPVYLLIPTDSKTSSENSIRPAVIACHGHGYGSREVTGMEPDGTPRVGDPGLHKDFAVSLVKRGYIVAVPELLGFGDRRLEEDRDAAPGVSSCTKIAAHLLMVGETLAGHRVYEMIRVFDYLSERADVASDRIGMMGISGGGLVTAFTAALDERCRAAVVSGYASTFQGSILDRNHCLDNYIPGILLESELPDIIGLMVPRPLFIEAGSDDRVFPLSTAREAYARLTEIYERQGVADVLDADFFAGGHEISGAKAYDWLERVL
- a CDS encoding rhamnogalacturonan acetylesterase — translated: MNRWVRSVRVLLSATLFAGVLASGFGSSERTAAHAAGNEYKFDFGAGSVESGYIGVSASDAYTSARGYGFNTPSQMRNVSASGTGVAKDAVQFLTYGTKSTNTFNVDLNNGLYEVRVTLGNTARASVAAEGVYQIINMTGNGATDRFQIPVTDGQLNLLVTEGKEGTAFTLSALEIREISDQAVTKRTIYIGGDSTVANYYPLSSSVQGGWGQLLPSYVNNDTFQVRNMASGGQIARGFRDDGQMEAILKYIKPGDYFILQLGINDTNAKNNTTEAQFKEIMRDMVVQAKNKGATVILSTPQGRATDFNSANVHSAENRWYNQATRALAQEENVTLVELNKLSSAYFTSIGPQATLALYMTGDSLHPNRQGASELARIVVNDLKRQGLNGF